The following are from one region of the Ignavibacteriota bacterium genome:
- a CDS encoding histidine kinase — MKKTDLHSVYKFILAIIIIVNIELQASEPNENILTSSNNAIHLDFWQIVKDKEPTKPLPLFPDSLWQSFDSYINDDLFSKGNWVLKTTINIADSLDGNTVIGLFPLNFITAYEIFWDGIKLSENGKIGININDEIAGDYNFNLALPNNLLTRGKHTLIFRISNHRDYSSWKWFYGYMVIGKYDYLLHRIARLYYQAFFITGILFIPFLFNSFLYFARKRKTEHLLFGLICFIVILDSITMLIPTLIETKTTFVYLQYYSYQLITLFFTVLFPTFFIYLFFLPKKTIAVVVTITLLIFFFFTNIENLFNIMSLTVLIISSIITIWALFKRRDESLIILIGIIAAWTAYFFNFAFAGLATTMVVCTTFSIARQFARKEKTEKEAQLKSARLENELLKKNINPHFVLNTLTSIIAWLRKDSASAIKLIEALAEEFRMINQVSALKLIPITQEIDLCNAHLKIMSYRKGADYKLETIDVDEKDIIPPMVFHTLVENGLTHGYDNKTAGTFKLQTIKNSESIKYILSNDGSFNLEDIKGSTGFGVKYIKSRLEESYPGKWNFYSNKSDEGWESIIEIRN, encoded by the coding sequence GTGAAAAAAACAGACCTTCATTCAGTCTATAAATTCATACTAGCTATTATTATAATAGTTAATATTGAATTACAAGCCTCCGAACCAAATGAGAATATTTTAACTTCTTCTAATAACGCAATACATTTAGATTTTTGGCAAATTGTTAAAGACAAAGAACCAACTAAACCGCTTCCATTATTTCCGGATTCATTATGGCAATCATTTGATTCATATATAAATGATGATTTGTTCTCTAAAGGTAATTGGGTTTTAAAGACTACAATAAACATTGCTGATTCTCTGGATGGCAACACTGTAATTGGTTTGTTCCCATTAAACTTTATTACTGCCTACGAAATTTTCTGGGATGGAATCAAGCTATCCGAAAATGGAAAAATTGGAATAAATATAAATGATGAAATTGCCGGCGATTATAACTTTAATCTTGCATTACCTAATAATCTTTTAACGAGAGGAAAACATACTCTTATCTTTCGAATATCAAACCATAGGGATTACTCATCGTGGAAATGGTTCTATGGTTATATGGTTATTGGTAAGTATGATTACTTGTTACATCGCATAGCCCGGTTATATTATCAGGCATTTTTTATAACAGGTATTTTATTTATTCCTTTTCTGTTCAATTCATTTTTATACTTTGCAAGGAAAAGAAAAACAGAGCACTTACTGTTTGGGTTGATTTGCTTTATAGTAATCTTAGATTCGATAACAATGCTGATTCCAACTTTAATTGAAACAAAAACCACTTTTGTGTACTTGCAATATTATAGTTATCAGTTGATCACACTTTTTTTTACTGTTCTTTTTCCTACTTTTTTTATTTACTTATTTTTCCTTCCTAAAAAAACTATTGCAGTAGTTGTTACGATAACTCTTCTCATCTTTTTCTTTTTTACTAACATCGAAAACCTCTTTAACATAATGTCACTAACGGTACTAATTATTAGCAGTATAATAACAATATGGGCTTTATTTAAACGGCGTGACGAAAGTTTAATTATTCTTATAGGCATTATAGCAGCCTGGACAGCTTACTTTTTCAATTTTGCATTCGCTGGATTGGCAACAACTATGGTTGTTTGTACAACTTTTTCTATAGCAAGACAGTTTGCAAGAAAGGAAAAAACTGAAAAAGAAGCACAACTTAAATCAGCACGGTTGGAAAATGAATTGTTAAAGAAGAATATCAATCCACATTTTGTATTAAATACTTTAACTTCAATAATTGCTTGGTTAAGAAAAGATTCTGCATCAGCCATAAAATTAATTGAAGCACTTGCTGAAGAGTTTAGAATGATAAATCAAGTATCCGCGTTAAAACTTATTCCTATCACACAAGAAATTGATTTGTGCAATGCTCATCTTAAAATTATGAGTTACAGAAAAGGAGCTGACTATAAATTAGAAACAATTGATGTTGATGAAAAAGACATTATACCACCAATGGTTTTTCATACACTTGTTGAAAACGGGTTAACTCATGGATATGATAATAAAACTGCCGGAACTTTTAAGTTACAGACAATAAAAAATTCAGAATCAATAAAATATATACTTTCGAATGATGGCAGCTTTAATTTAGAAGACATCAAAGGCTCAACTGGTTTTGGGGTAAAGTATATTAAAAGCAGATTGGAAGAAAGTTATCCCGGTAAATGGAATTTCTATTCAAATAAATCTGATGAAGGCTGGGAATCAATAATAGAGATTAGAAATTGA
- a CDS encoding response regulator transcription factor, which produces MRILIVEDERPTAEDIKFLVGQILNNEITSIHIETSLDSAMFYLKEKPVDVLLLDLNLNSKDGFQLLKQVVSQSFHTIVISANINRAIEAFEYGVLDFIPKPYNIERLKAAFQRLKSSHALDGHSIKYLTVKKGFEIKVIPLDDIKYFKSANIYVELHLLNNQVVIYDKSIKRLIPLLPANYYRIHKSFIVDRNNVESIQSLGGGKYWAILKSGERLPISRQKINLLRNIGV; this is translated from the coding sequence ATGAGAATTTTAATTGTTGAAGATGAAAGACCAACTGCTGAAGATATAAAATTTCTCGTCGGACAGATTCTGAACAATGAAATTACTTCCATTCACATAGAAACTTCGCTGGATAGTGCTATGTTCTATTTAAAAGAAAAGCCTGTGGATGTTTTACTTTTAGATTTAAATCTTAATTCTAAAGATGGATTTCAGTTGCTTAAACAAGTTGTAAGCCAATCATTCCATACAATAGTTATTTCTGCAAATATTAACAGAGCGATTGAAGCATTTGAATACGGAGTTTTAGATTTCATACCAAAACCTTATAACATAGAAAGATTAAAAGCAGCTTTCCAAAGATTAAAATCAAGCCACGCATTAGATGGTCATTCGATAAAATATCTTACTGTTAAAAAAGGATTTGAAATAAAAGTTATTCCACTTGATGATATAAAATATTTTAAATCTGCAAACATTTATGTTGAACTCCACTTACTTAACAATCAAGTTGTTATCTATGATAAATCCATAAAGCGACTTATTCCATTATTACCCGCAAATTATTATCGTATTCACAAATCTTTCATTGTTGATCGAAATAATGTTGAATCGATTCAATCTCTTGGCGGCGGGAAATATTGGGCAATATTAAAGAGCGGAGAAAGATTGCCAATCAGTCGTCAAAAAATTAATTTGTTGAGGAACATTGGTGTTTGA
- a CDS encoding T9SS type A sorting domain-containing protein, translating to MKKLLQHLLVILMMVISSFKLFAQPIPEDSLYLGQIPPGNIPIVFNLPVTAGHRACERIAITSDGKEIYYGELNTYPASSYRIKYFKYQDNRWQGPENLFEGFMAPKLSPDDSIIYLQDNTFHAYYSKRLSTGWSVPVRLISQNLKTHYLQKSEMDNFYVSSYYEGSTSDGEICKLIMENGDTVFQNLGRPLNSSLQENDFLIAADESYLIVSRTPNGGTADMYLSFKNENGKWTNPKKLEEPINTPGFNWEYGQFISNDGKYLFFTSGGLSWPSYYTYWIKIDNIIDSLRQTNYSPYLNYQIPNQTDSVGYNFNYTFPDSTFIDDDGNNTLTYSATLSNGNPLPSWLSFDSITKTFFGTPTSSGNYSIKVTAADTANAKAFCTFSLNIENPVTDINDDKQRINDFQLYQNYPNPFNPSTKISWQSSVSSWQTLKVYDVLGKEVASLVDEFKPAGNYEIEFDARNISSGIYFYELKTNTFCDQKKMIVIK from the coding sequence ATGAAAAAATTATTGCAACATTTACTTGTCATTTTAATGATGGTTATTTCATCATTTAAATTGTTTGCTCAACCTATTCCAGAAGATAGTTTGTATTTAGGACAAATACCTCCGGGAAATATTCCAATAGTCTTTAATTTGCCTGTGACAGCCGGTCATCGGGCGTGTGAAAGAATTGCGATTACATCAGACGGCAAGGAAATATATTATGGTGAACTTAATACGTACCCGGCTTCCAGTTACAGAATAAAATATTTTAAATACCAGGATAACAGGTGGCAGGGTCCTGAAAATTTATTTGAAGGTTTTATGGCTCCAAAGTTATCACCTGATGATAGTATTATATACCTTCAGGATAACACTTTTCACGCGTACTACTCAAAAAGATTAAGCACTGGCTGGAGCGTTCCTGTTCGTTTGATATCACAAAATCTCAAGACACACTATCTGCAGAAATCTGAGATGGATAATTTTTATGTATCAAGCTATTATGAAGGCTCAACTTCAGACGGCGAGATATGCAAATTAATAATGGAAAACGGAGATACAGTTTTTCAAAATTTAGGCAGACCATTAAATAGTTCTTTACAGGAAAATGATTTTTTAATTGCCGCTGACGAATCATATTTAATAGTCTCCAGAACACCAAACGGCGGAACAGCAGATATGTATTTAAGTTTTAAGAATGAGAATGGTAAATGGACAAATCCTAAAAAATTAGAGGAACCAATTAATACCCCAGGCTTTAATTGGGAATACGGTCAATTTATTTCTAATGACGGCAAGTATTTGTTCTTTACTTCAGGAGGATTAAGCTGGCCGTCATATTATACTTACTGGATTAAGATTGATAATATTATTGATAGCCTGAGACAGACAAACTACTCTCCATACCTAAACTATCAAATTCCAAATCAAACGGATTCTGTTGGTTATAATTTTAATTATACGTTTCCGGATTCAACATTTATTGATGATGATGGAAATAATACATTAACCTATTCCGCTACGTTGAGTAATGGCAATCCTCTTCCATCATGGTTAAGTTTTGATTCAATCACTAAAACTTTTTTTGGAACTCCAACAAGTTCGGGCAACTATTCTATAAAAGTAACTGCAGCAGATACAGCTAATGCCAAAGCTTTTTGTACATTCAGTCTTAATATCGAAAATCCTGTAACTGATATTAATGACGACAAACAAAGAATAAATGATTTTCAACTATATCAGAATTATCCTAATCCGTTTAATCCAAGCACAAAAATAAGCTGGCAGTCTTCAGTCAGTAGTTGGCAAACGCTTAAAGTTTATGATGTACTAGGTAAAGAAGTTGCGTCTTTAGTTGATGAGTTTAAGCCAGCAGGAAATTATGAAATCGAATTTGATGCAAGAAATATTTCAAGCGGAATTTACTTTTATGAGTTGAAGACAAATACTTTTTGTGATCAGAAAAAGATGATCGTGATTAAATAA
- a CDS encoding NAD(P)-dependent alcohol dehydrogenase — protein MKAIVCKKSGSPEVLKLAELERPIPKQNEVLIKVIASSVTRGDVNLRKISRFILIPLGFLFGFKPMKVTGVEFAGIVEAIGSDVKLFTKGDQVYGTTTGLQFGANAEYVCVPEKSKKCVIVKKPDNISFIDAAVIPVGGMTALHILQKVNINPGCRILIYGASGSVGTYAIQLAKYFGAEVTAVSSTNNIEMVKSIGTDYVIDYHNEDFRKSITTYDVIFDAVGKITQSSCKKVLKKNGHFLSVKYPTKEKTEYMIFLSDLIQKGKLKPVIDRSYTLDKVKDAHYYVEQGHKKGNVVITVEKSFETS, from the coding sequence ATGAAAGCAATAGTCTGTAAAAAATCTGGTTCACCAGAAGTTCTAAAACTTGCAGAGTTAGAACGACCAATACCAAAACAAAATGAAGTTCTTATAAAAGTAATCGCTTCATCAGTAACAAGAGGTGATGTTAATCTTAGAAAAATATCCCGATTCATTCTTATTCCGTTAGGATTTTTATTTGGATTTAAACCTATGAAAGTAACAGGAGTTGAATTTGCTGGTATTGTTGAAGCAATTGGTTCAGATGTAAAACTTTTCACTAAAGGTGACCAGGTTTACGGGACTACAACAGGATTGCAGTTTGGTGCAAATGCTGAATATGTGTGCGTTCCTGAAAAATCGAAGAAGTGTGTCATTGTTAAAAAACCTGATAATATTTCTTTTATAGATGCGGCAGTAATCCCTGTTGGCGGAATGACAGCTCTTCACATATTACAAAAAGTAAATATTAATCCAGGATGCAGAATACTTATTTATGGTGCTTCAGGATCGGTAGGAACTTATGCTATTCAACTTGCAAAATATTTTGGTGCAGAAGTAACGGCAGTTTCCAGTACAAATAATATCGAAATGGTAAAATCAATTGGAACTGATTATGTAATTGATTATCACAATGAAGATTTTAGAAAAAGTATAACAACTTATGATGTTATATTCGATGCGGTTGGAAAGATAACTCAATCTTCTTGTAAAAAAGTATTAAAGAAAAATGGACACTTTCTTTCAGTAAAATATCCCACAAAAGAAAAAACCGAGTATATGATTTTTTTGAGTGATCTGATTCAAAAAGGAAAACTTAAACCTGTTATTGATAGATCGTACACTCTGGATAAAGTTAAAGATGCTCATTACTATGTTGAACAGGGACATAAAAAAGGAAATGTGGTAATTACAGTAGAAAAATCGTTCGAGACTAGTTAA
- a CDS encoding SDR family oxidoreductase produces the protein MKVLVISATGATGRLVVKHLLDININVKAVARNKSVLLNEFKSNDLLEIIIGNISEFDLNKNLELINDCDSIVCCLGHNISLKGIIGKPRMLVRDSIKNICTAIESSKKDKVKLILMNTTANMNRKLKESYSYKDKIVLSLLTFFLPPHKDNVGAASYLSNVIDEYNSKIEWIAVRPDTLINEEKVSEYEIMESPKRSPVFDAGKTSRINVAHFIVELLHHNELWNLWKFKMPVIYNKPNQKN, from the coding sequence ATGAAAGTATTAGTTATCAGTGCTACCGGGGCAACAGGTCGATTGGTTGTTAAACATTTGCTGGATATAAATATTAATGTCAAAGCTGTTGCACGCAATAAAAGCGTTCTATTAAATGAGTTTAAAAGTAATGATCTTTTAGAAATTATAATAGGAAACATTTCTGAATTTGATTTGAATAAAAACCTTGAATTGATAAATGATTGTGATTCCATTGTTTGCTGTCTTGGACATAATATTTCTTTAAAAGGAATTATCGGGAAGCCAAGAATGTTAGTGAGAGATTCTATAAAAAATATTTGTACTGCAATTGAAAGCAGTAAAAAGGATAAAGTAAAACTTATCTTAATGAACACAACAGCTAATATGAATAGAAAATTAAAAGAGAGTTATTCTTATAAAGATAAAATTGTGCTTTCACTATTAACATTTTTTCTACCACCACATAAAGATAATGTTGGAGCAGCATCTTATTTATCAAATGTTATTGATGAATATAATTCTAAAATTGAATGGATAGCCGTACGACCTGATACTCTGATAAATGAAGAGAAAGTAAGTGAATACGAAATTATGGAATCACCAAAAAGAAGTCCTGTTTTTGATGCTGGAAAAACAAGCAGAATAAATGTTGCTCATTTTATAGTTGAGTTGTTACATCATAATGAGTTATGGAATTTATGGAAATTCAAAATGCCGGTTATTTATAATAAGCCAAATCAAAAAAATTAA
- a CDS encoding 2-oxoacid:acceptor oxidoreductase family protein, translating to MRQEHEIICAGFGGQGVLSMGSIIAYSGMIEGKEVSWMPSYGPEMRGGTANCIVIVSDARISSPIITKFDSAIVLNQPSLDKFEKAVKPGGVLLYEQSTIIRPPTRDDIDIICIPAIEEADKLKAKQVANMIMVGAFLEKRPIVKIETIVSALKKALPEHRHHLIPVNEQALKKGKELANLKETTTA from the coding sequence ATGCGACAAGAACATGAAATTATATGTGCTGGTTTTGGAGGACAGGGAGTCCTTTCAATGGGAAGCATCATCGCTTACTCTGGAATGATTGAAGGAAAAGAAGTAAGCTGGATGCCATCTTATGGTCCTGAAATGCGCGGTGGAACGGCAAATTGTATTGTTATTGTTTCCGATGCAAGAATAAGCTCACCCATCATTACGAAATTTGATTCAGCCATCGTTCTTAATCAGCCATCACTTGATAAATTTGAGAAAGCAGTAAAACCGGGAGGAGTACTCCTCTATGAACAATCAACAATAATTCGTCCTCCGACAAGAGATGATATTGATATTATCTGCATACCTGCAATTGAAGAAGCCGATAAACTTAAAGCAAAACAGGTAGCAAATATGATAATGGTCGGCGCATTTCTTGAGAAAAGACCGATTGTAAAAATAGAAACAATTGTGAGCGCACTTAAAAAAGCATTACCAGAACACAGGCATCACCTGATACCTGTTAATGAGCAAGCACTTAAAAAAGGAAAAGAGCTTGCCAACTTAAAAGAGACAACAACAGCATAA
- a CDS encoding 2-oxoglutarate oxidoreductase: MSIERPTNLDFPPDAEGMEMVYCRPMETLTDTPFHYCPGCGHSVVHRVLMEVVAELDIQDKTIGVAPVGCSVFAYHYMNVDMQEAAHGRASAVATGIKRVLPDRYVFSYQGDGDLAAIGTAETIHTVNRGENILMLFINNGIYGMTGGQMAPTSLPGQVTTTSPYGRDVKSVGHPIKIADLLVQLPGAYYVTRQAVHTPGAVRKLKKAIEKSFQFQKEGKGTCFVEVVSNCPSGWRMTPIESNKYLEETMFPVYPLGDLKVPEKV; encoded by the coding sequence ATGTCAATAGAAAGACCAACAAATTTAGATTTTCCGCCGGATGCAGAAGGAATGGAAATGGTCTATTGCAGACCGATGGAAACACTTACAGATACTCCATTCCATTATTGCCCCGGTTGTGGACACAGCGTTGTTCATAGAGTTTTGATGGAAGTTGTTGCAGAGTTAGACATTCAGGATAAAACGATAGGGGTTGCTCCTGTTGGCTGTTCTGTTTTTGCATATCACTATATGAATGTTGATATGCAGGAAGCTGCTCATGGAAGAGCAAGTGCTGTTGCAACAGGAATAAAAAGAGTTTTACCAGATCGTTATGTTTTCTCGTACCAGGGAGATGGCGATCTTGCAGCAATCGGTACAGCAGAAACAATTCATACAGTTAACAGAGGAGAGAACATCCTGATGTTGTTCATCAATAACGGAATTTATGGAATGACCGGCGGGCAAATGGCTCCGACCTCATTGCCCGGACAGGTTACTACTACATCACCTTATGGACGCGATGTTAAATCGGTTGGACATCCTATAAAAATTGCAGACCTGCTTGTTCAATTGCCCGGTGCTTACTATGTAACTCGGCAAGCAGTTCACACTCCAGGCGCAGTTAGGAAACTGAAGAAAGCAATCGAAAAATCTTTCCAATTTCAAAAAGAAGGAAAAGGAACTTGTTTTGTTGAAGTAGTTTCAAACTGTCCATCCGGCTGGAGAATGACACCAATCGAATCAAACAAATATCTTGAGGAAACAATGTTTCCAGTTTATCCGCTTGGTGATCTTAAAGTTCCGGAAAAAGTTTAA
- a CDS encoding 3-methyl-2-oxobutanoate dehydrogenase subunit VorB, giving the protein MEEKKNKIDEAKLMKGNEALAEAAIRADIDAYFGYPITPQSEVLEYLEREIPKRHGLVLQAESEIASINMIYGAAGAGARVMTSSSGPGISLMQEGLSYIASAQLPCLVVNVVRGGPGLGTIQPSQGDYFQAVKGGGHGDYHLIVLAPASVQEMADFVFDGFRLAEKYRNPAMILTDGALGQMMEKVILPEEGSLKKVATPWATTGKTKERDHNIITSLFIKPEEMEQVNLQLQEKYRKIEKDEVRFEEIKTKDAEILLVAFGLSSRICQKTVDLGREKGIKIGLLRPITLYPFPYKKLNELADQVDFIMSVEMNAGQMVEDVRLAVEGKVPVHFTGRMGGMIPSPDDVLNEIESILDNKNVLQD; this is encoded by the coding sequence ATGGAAGAGAAAAAAAACAAAATTGATGAAGCAAAACTAATGAAAGGCAACGAAGCACTTGCCGAAGCTGCTATTCGTGCTGACATTGACGCGTACTTTGGATACCCGATTACGCCGCAATCAGAAGTTCTGGAATATCTTGAAAGAGAAATTCCAAAACGTCACGGACTTGTTCTTCAGGCTGAAAGCGAAATTGCCTCGATCAATATGATTTACGGAGCTGCAGGTGCCGGTGCAAGAGTTATGACTTCTTCATCAGGTCCCGGAATTAGTTTAATGCAGGAAGGGTTGTCATATATTGCTTCTGCTCAACTTCCTTGTTTGGTTGTGAATGTTGTTCGTGGTGGTCCTGGATTGGGAACAATTCAACCATCACAGGGAGATTATTTTCAGGCAGTAAAGGGCGGTGGACACGGAGATTATCATCTGATTGTTTTAGCTCCTGCTTCAGTTCAGGAAATGGCTGACTTTGTTTTTGATGGATTTCGTCTTGCAGAAAAGTACAGAAATCCTGCAATGATTTTAACTGATGGTGCTCTTGGACAGATGATGGAAAAAGTTATTCTTCCTGAAGAGGGCTCATTAAAAAAAGTTGCAACACCCTGGGCAACTACAGGCAAAACAAAAGAAAGAGATCACAATATCATAACTTCACTCTTTATTAAACCGGAAGAGATGGAACAGGTAAATCTTCAGCTTCAGGAAAAATACAGGAAGATTGAAAAGGATGAAGTAAGATTTGAAGAAATTAAAACAAAGGATGCAGAAATTCTTCTCGTTGCTTTTGGATTGTCGTCACGTATTTGTCAGAAAACAGTTGACCTCGGAAGAGAAAAAGGAATAAAGATTGGATTGCTCAGACCAATTACTCTTTATCCTTTTCCATATAAAAAATTAAATGAGCTTGCTGATCAGGTTGATTTTATAATGTCGGTAGAAATGAATGCAGGACAAATGGTTGAAGATGTACGATTAGCAGTTGAAGGAAAAGTACCGGTTCACTTTACAGGAAGAATGGGCGGAATGATTCCATCACCGGATGATGTGCTTAATGAAATAGAATCAATTCTGGACAATAAAAATGTTCTTCAAGATTAA
- a CDS encoding 4Fe-4S dicluster domain-containing protein, giving the protein MIKGTVKINGVICKGCELCIIACPQDGLRLSQQFNEKGYRFVELLEDKCTGCVNCALVCPEAAITVYRQPKPAKKVALKE; this is encoded by the coding sequence ATGATTAAAGGAACCGTAAAAATTAACGGAGTAATTTGCAAGGGCTGCGAACTTTGTATAATTGCATGCCCGCAAGATGGTCTGCGTCTTTCACAGCAATTTAATGAAAAAGGCTATCGCTTCGTTGAATTGCTGGAAGATAAATGTACAGGCTGTGTTAATTGTGCGCTCGTTTGTCCTGAAGCAGCAATCACAGTTTACAGACAGCCAAAGCCTGCAAAAAAAGTAGCACTAAAAGAATAA
- a CDS encoding fatty acid desaturase — MDFQYSDKPEPHKERTKQILKAHPEVRNLIGKNPISAVITIIVVALQFVIAYLLADQAWWLTIIVAFLIGAFADHNLFVLIHEASHNLIFKNRTLNTVFGIIADLPKVVPSYVSFKSYHLKHHSFQGDYYLDADLASKWEAKLIGNTFIGKMLWELFFPFFQVFRTMRLKEIEFMNSWVIINWIVVFAVDAVIIYYFGWIAFLYLVFSLIFSIGLHPLGARWIQEHFLVAPPQETYSYYGPMNIPSLNVGYHNEHHDFPSVPWNKLPLLKKTAPEFYDNLVYHKSWCKLWLKFLFDPKLSLYSRMVRTNRG, encoded by the coding sequence ATGGACTTTCAATATTCAGATAAACCGGAACCGCACAAGGAAAGAACGAAACAAATTCTAAAAGCACATCCGGAAGTTAGAAATCTGATTGGCAAGAATCCTATCAGTGCTGTGATTACAATTATTGTTGTGGCTCTGCAATTTGTAATTGCTTACCTGCTCGCCGATCAGGCGTGGTGGCTGACAATTATCGTTGCATTTTTAATCGGTGCTTTTGCTGATCATAATCTTTTTGTGCTGATTCACGAAGCATCTCACAATTTGATTTTTAAGAACAGAACGCTCAACACAGTTTTCGGAATTATTGCCGACCTGCCGAAAGTAGTTCCGAGTTATGTTTCATTCAAATCATATCACCTGAAGCACCATTCATTCCAGGGAGATTATTATCTTGATGCGGATCTCGCCAGCAAGTGGGAAGCAAAACTTATTGGGAATACATTCATCGGGAAAATGCTTTGGGAACTTTTCTTTCCATTCTTTCAGGTATTCAGAACAATGCGTCTCAAAGAAATTGAATTTATGAATTCCTGGGTAATTATCAACTGGATTGTTGTCTTTGCAGTTGATGCAGTAATTATTTATTACTTCGGCTGGATTGCTTTTTTGTATCTGGTCTTCTCTCTCATTTTCTCAATTGGTCTTCATCCGCTTGGTGCAAGATGGATACAGGAACATTTTCTTGTTGCACCACCACAGGAAACTTACAGTTATTATGGTCCGATGAATATTCCATCGTTGAATGTTGGTTATCACAACGAGCATCATGATTTTCCATCCGTGCCATGGAACAAACTTCCGCTATTAAAAAAAACAGCGCCAGAGTTTTATGATAACCTTGTCTATCATAAATCATGGTGTAAACTTTGGTTGAAATTTTTATTCGATCCGAAACTTTCTCTATATTCGAGAATGGTGAGAACAAACAGAGGCTGA
- a CDS encoding class I SAM-dependent methyltransferase: MTNSDNSLSFTGEYFIPGKSGERIEADHLERYKFACNFVKDKSILDIACGVGYAGPMFIQAGAKNYFGADINNKLIKYAKDNYASEQIGYSIGDICTFRFERKFDLISCFETIEHIKNYKAAIINLYNLLDSGGTLLISSPNRPVTSPNCNSLNDKPSNEFHIQEFIPEELLLLLNENGFSTDKNNLYGQRQRKKVYRNRYIRKIIYTLFGNPDIKTSSVVAPVKELLPRYFVIVALKR, translated from the coding sequence ATGACTAACTCCGATAACTCTCTGAGCTTTACAGGTGAATATTTCATCCCGGGAAAATCAGGGGAAAGAATAGAAGCAGATCATCTTGAGCGATATAAATTCGCTTGCAATTTTGTTAAGGATAAATCTATTCTTGATATTGCCTGCGGTGTTGGTTATGCCGGACCAATGTTCATTCAAGCCGGAGCGAAAAATTATTTTGGTGCTGATATCAACAATAAGCTAATCAAATACGCAAAAGACAATTATGCATCGGAACAGATTGGGTATTCAATTGGCGATATTTGTACTTTCAGATTTGAAAGGAAATTTGATCTGATAAGCTGCTTTGAAACGATCGAGCATATCAAAAACTACAAAGCAGCAATTATAAACCTTTACAACCTGCTTGATTCCGGAGGGACATTACTTATTTCATCGCCAAATCGCCCTGTTACATCACCAAATTGTAATTCACTCAACGATAAACCCTCAAATGAATTTCATATTCAGGAATTTATTCCTGAAGAATTACTACTATTATTGAACGAGAATGGCTTTTCGACAGATAAAAATAATTTGTACGGACAAAGACAGCGAAAAAAAGTTTACAGGAACAGATACATTAGAAAAATTATTTATACGCTATTTGGTAATCCAGATATCAAAACTTCGTCTGTAGTCGCCCCAGTTAAGGAATTACTGCCCCGGTATTTTGTAATCGTTGCTTTGAAAAGATAA